From a region of the Torulaspora globosa chromosome 7, complete sequence genome:
- the TRM10 gene encoding tRNA (guanine(9)-N(1))-methyltransferase (ancestral locus Anc_3.104) — MSFEKMQFKQASTMASPLVSIKSQAIEMSEPNEEITVRRSTVIPPVPEGMSKRQWKKVWKKQHYKDHQEEYAKVRKQKRQRAKENRRAKLQAFLERGEAIPEELKRPPKVNANQKPSGIKIIIDCAFGDLMNDKEIVSMSNQITRTYSSNRRENHCADVVVTSFNKRLKQRFDEGLKGCKYEEWQNFKFVPDEQPIVEADKSRLVYLTADTDEKLECLEPGMTYIVGGIVDKNRHKLLCYNKAKELGIPTRRLPIGEYINLAGRKVLTTTHVIQLMLKYFDNRDWKEALEYVLPPRKLERSDNDQKDDSESNGTVEETSVEPANSEL; from the coding sequence atgagctttgaaaaaatgcAGTTCAAACAGGCCTCAACCATGGCATCTCCTCTGGTATCGATCAAATCCCAAGCCATTGAAATGTCGGAGCCTAATGAAGAGATTACTGTCAGAAGATCGACGGTGATACCACCAGTTCCGGAAGGCATGTCCAAGAGACAGTGGAAGAAAGTATGGAAGAAGCAACACTACAAAGACCATCAGGAAGAGTACGCCAAAGTCCGCAAGCAGAAACGTCAGAGAGCCAAGGAGAACAGAAGAGCCAAGCTGCAAGCTTTTCTAGAGCGTGGCGAAGCAATCCCGGAAGAGCTGAAACGTCCACCCAAGGTGAACGCAAACCAGAAACCATCCGGAATAAAGATAATCATCGATTGCGCTTTCGGCGATCTGATGAACGACAAGGAAATCGTCAGCATGTCCAACCAGATCACCAGGACATACTCCAGTAACAGACGCGAAAATCACTGCGCCGACGTAGTTGTCACATCTTTCAACAAGAGGTTAAAGCAGAGATTCGACGAAGGTCTCAAAGGCTGCAAATACGAGGAATGGCAAAATTTCAAGTTTGTACCAGACGAGCAGCCCATCGTGGAAGCCGACAAATCTAGACTTGTGTATCTGACCGCCGATACCGACGAGAAGCTCGAGTGTTTAGAGCCCGGCATGACCTACATCGTTGGAGGCATCGTCGACAAGAACAGACACAAGTTACTGTGCTACAACAAGGCCAAAGAGCTTGGAATTCCTACCAGGAGACTGCCAATTGGCGAGTACATCAACTTGGCCGGGAGGAAAGTTCTTACCACAACCCATGTCATACAACTGATGTTGAAATATTTCGACAATCGCGACTGGAAAGAAGCATTGGAGTACGTCCTCCCACCAAGAAAGCTCGAGCGCTCAGACAATGACCAAAAAGACGACAGCGAAAGTAATGGCACTGTCGAGGAAACAAGTGTGGAACCGGCCAATTCTGAGTTATAG
- the SPO21 gene encoding Spo21p (ancestral locus Anc_3.106), which yields MLDQDSNSDGDLKLQDSSEEIIGPQDSIANPQLPPLEDYHIREDDDDITSSDEDTEGHRDSSFRSWFSRSRHHKPISESVSPVKLDPSSSSECAIAEGTPNRSGSSSSFRKGFRSLFRRDSGNEDVLTETPKDGLSKSDDEKGTGEDNEGLPETSTNSKFWRSWRSGHHHHHRHRHRHSPEACEPMCTGGEADPETLRNPSLDVGSMISHEEKRQKNMAKLADQLEDISANPSPERDLVRPDNVSTPEQKSSDVESTQSDASTSSSVERALNVRERVGLVFSASSADNGRQKQEEISPLTPPGDVLENPYKYVFDQKDDPISILAQDATLLYKYCKTFDNFDSALKLLTRNAKGLNFSDDHSSMTLSEISNEVLDFIRHEMLSHDRSVKKNEVMASDLTSLQKQIESLRADCEAKDAKSAGLQEALNAANVKIRKMGDDLEEAAQEVDMLAQEVESYKGQIQEIKLHERKAIEESEIKIAQINEDKESSLKDNTEVLKENTFLKERIDELEKEHKALIFDHEMLQEKHSTTTARLADLVGSYNKGQGQERNMRDNLEATGTKLRRYENTIEILKIGNLKIQENFHRERRKVLDLRQEVNYLRKQLQFIECHRSQSLQFMSHLMFYYRGIVTDDTLAEYDVYLKKLSASDFLPRTVHLTDDEMKAHFKEREALVVKFYNDIAKRSFLDQVVSKHVSYMRSNKFLSSQLAGLRKHIDEYEQYVGRLLKEILTHKNLEEKNEQKIALLKEKNNEYKSKLSQIAN from the coding sequence ATGCTGGATCAGGACTCGAATTCAGACGGAGATctaaagcttcaagattcttctgagGAGATTATTGGACCTCAAGACTCGATTGCAAACCCTCAACTTCCACCACTGGAAGATTACCATATTAGagaggatgacgatgatatTACCAGCTCGGACGAGGATACTGAGGGGCATCGTGACTCGTCGTTCAGAAGTTGGTTTTCCAGATCAAGACATCATAAACCTATCAGTGAAAGCGTGAGTCCCGTGAAGCTGGACccatcatcgtcatcggaATGTGCCATTGCCGAGGGCACGCCTAACCGCTCTGGCAGTAGCTCATCATTCAGAAAGGGGTTCAGATCATTATTTAGAAGAGATTCTGGAAACGAAGATGTCCTTACAGAAACACCTAAGGATGGCTTAAGCAAATCGGATGACGAAAAAGGAACTGGGGAAGATAACGAAGGTCTGCCTGAGACATCGACGAACAGCAAATTTTggagatcttggagaagCGGCCACCAccatcatcatcgtcatcgtcatcgtcactCTCCAGAAGCCTGCGAACCCATGTGCACTGGTGGGGAGGCTGATCCGGAGACTTTgagaaatccaagtttGGATGTGGGATCCATGATCTCACATGAAGAGAAGCGTCAAAAGAACATGGCGAAATTAGCAGATCAGCTAGAGGATATATCAGCGAATCCATCACCAGAGCGAGACCTTGTCCGTCCAGATAATGTGTCTACTCCAGAGCAGAAGAGTTCTGATGTTGAATCCACCCAGTCTGACGCCAGTACATCAAGCTCCGTTGAGAGGGCCTTGAACGTCAGAGAAAGAGTTGGACTGGTattttcagcttcttctgcagatAATGGTAGACAGAAACAGGAAGAAATATCTCCGTTGACGCCGCCGGGCGATGTACTGGAGAATCCCTACAAATACGTTTTCgatcaaaaagatgatCCTATTTCTATATTAGCACAGGACGCAACCCTTCTGTACAAGTATTGCAAAACTTTCGACAATTTCGACAGTGCTTTAAAATTGCTGACAAGAAATGCTAAAGGACTGAACTTTAGTGATGACCACTCAAGCATGACATTATCCGAAATCAGCAACGAAGTCCTAGACTTCATAAGACATGAGATGTTAAGCCATGATCGCTCGGTCAAAAAAAACGAGGTTATGGCCAGTGATTTAacttctcttcaaaagcaGATTGAATCTTTACGGGCTGATTGCGAGGCAAAGGATGCCAAATCTGCAGGGCTTCAGGAAGCATTGAATGCCGCTAACGTCAAAATTAGGAAAATGGGCGATgatttggaagaagcaGCGCAAGAGGTTGACATGCTTGCTCAGGAAGTGGAAAGTTACAAGGGCCAGATTCAGGAGATAAAACTGCATGAAAGAAAAGCCATCGAGGAATCGGAGATCAAAATTGCCCAAATAAACGAGGATAAAGAATCCAGTCTAAAGGATAATACAGAAgtcttgaaggagaatactttcttgaaagagagaATTGATGAATTAGAAAAAGAGCACAAAGCCTTAATCTTCGACCACGAAATGTTGCAGGAAAAGCACAGCACGACTACAGCAAGATTAGCTGATTTAGTTGGAAGTTATAATAAAGGGCAgggccaagaaagaaatatGCGAGATAACCTAGAAGCCACAGGCACCAAGTTACGCCGATACGAGAACACGATAGAGATACTGAAAATCGGaaacttgaagattcaGGAAAACTTCCACCGAGAAAGGCGAAAGGTACTCGATTTACGACAGGAAGTGAATTATCTCAGAAAGCAATTACAGTTTATTGAGTGCCACAGGTCCCAGTCACTACAGTTCATGTCTCATCTGATGTTCTACTACAGGGGCATTGTAACAGATGACACATTGGCAGAATATGATGTGTATCTAAAGAAGCTGAGTGCTTCGGACTTTTTACCCAGAACAGTCCATTTGAcagatgatgagatgaaaGCTCATTTCAAAGAGCGAGAAGCGCTTGTGGTAAAGTTTTACAATGATATCGCCAAGCGATCATTCCTCGATCAAGTGGTCTCGAAGCATGTGTCCTACATGCGTTCGAACAAATTCCTAAGCAGCCAACTTGCCGGGTTGAGAAAACACATCGACGAATACGAACAGTACGTAGGCCGGCTGCTTAAGGAAATTTTAACTCATAAGAATTTGGAGGAGAAAAACGAGCAAAAAATCGCCCTcctgaaggagaagaataATGAGTATAAATCCAAGCTCTCTCAGATAGCTAATTGA
- the RFC4 gene encoding replication factor C subunit 4 (ancestral locus Anc_3.103) → MSRPQLTLQLPWVEKYRPQKLRDIVGNEETVERLEQIAKDGNMPHMILSGLPGIGKTTSIHCLAHELLGDSFSQAVLELNASDDRGIDVVRNQIKHFAQKKCHLPPGKHKIIILDEADSMTAGAQQALRRTMELYSNTTRFAFACNQSNKIIEPLQSRCAILRYSKLSDEQVLKRLLTIIKAEKVECTNDGLEAIIFTAEGDMRQAINNLQSTVAGHGLVSGDNVFKIVDSPHPLIVKRMLLAETLEESITHLKNDLWDKGYSAVDIVTTSFRVAKSLYQLKEAQRLEMIKEIGITHMRILEGVGTYLQLASLLARIHKLK, encoded by the coding sequence ATGTCAAGGCCTCAATTGACTTTACAGCTTCCATGGGTCGAGAAGTATCGACCCCAGAAGCTCCGAGATATAGTAGGTAACGAGGAAACAGTCGAAAGATTGGAACAAATCGCCAAGGATGGTAATATGCCACATATGATCCTATCAGGTTTGCCGGGCATTGGTAAGACAACCTCGATTCATTGTCTCGCACATGAACTTCTGGGGGACTCGTTCTCGCAAGCGGTGCTCGAGTTAAACGCGTCGGATGATCGAGGTATAGATGTCGTGAGGAACCAAATCAAACATTTTGCCCAAAAGAAGTGCCATCTACCGCCAGGGAAGCATAAGATTATCATCTTGGATGAAGCTGATTCGATGACGGCCGGCGCTCAGcaagctttgagaagaacaatGGAGTTGTATTCTAACACTACCAGATTCGCTTTTGCCTGCAATCAATCCAACAAGATTATCGAGCCCCTGCAAAGCAGATGTGCCATTTTACGTTATTCCAAACTTTCTGACGAACAAGTGCTGAAGAGATTGTTGACCATCATCAAGGCAGAAAAAGTTGAGTGTACGAACGATGGGCTGGAGGCGATCATTTTTACTGCCGAGGGAGATATGAGACAGGCCATCAATAACTTGCAAAGTACGGTTGCCGGCCATGGTTTGGTCAGCGGTGACAACGTTTTCAAGATCGTCGACTCGCCTCATCCTTTGATCGTCAAGAGAATGCTGTTAGCAGAAACGCTAGAAGAATCCATTACCCACCTAAAGAATGACCTTTGGGACAAAGGGTACTCTGCAGTAGATATCGTGACTACGTCCTTCCGCGTAGCCAAATCTCTTTACCAGTTGAAGGAGGCTCAGAGGCTAGAAAtgatcaaggaaatcgGCATTACTCACATGAGGATACTGGAAGGTGTCGGTACATATCTACAATTGGCCAGTCTCTTAGCTAGAATACATAAACTGAAGTAA
- the VPS52 gene encoding Vps52p (ancestral locus Anc_3.102) has protein sequence MEALENVLGVKFDNLDAFDEASRSWTDSEKAYLANCHDQRFQANNSLWKELDILKEKHKKVQMTLNDVIPPLREYIESFNQQLTDFTSDLGFIRNKSSELKSLLEYNSTKLANVSPLVNDLMLSPSVINDIVHGKVNEPWLDGIAYLKDKQQIYAKYLNSDEIAVPKDFDRLCEVLEYLKAMILEKSRRFVVHQIKLLRSHQPIPSQQIQKKLIEVKEIFQFIVENDHSLALELRQAYAYSMRWYYKAYFARYIRSLTILQFKSIDSQYALGNGLSNTSINRSTTFGISNYLTASYGRSAGTITDESIQEYFQVDKRISLLTQEDNTVMVSQIAENNTMQNYIEIGYKNLNLAILDNCRVELEFVKTFFQLSANEEESLGLVEQIFQNTFNEALEYTRQLIQHTYDLFGVLINIRVTQQLQLESEKHHLTVMKDYLDTQLMILWPKLQQLVDFQCESLRKVPITTSIAKLYGSQEDPLTTPHELTVQFSRFLTSLLKLATTHEKQVDERSEPLYNSIIRIRNDFETVMTKCSKKSKSPERMLATNYMYLYNAIQHMHIHEPDSEPLPLIVKETEDHCKALVEAFSKVT, from the coding sequence ATGGAGGCACTAGAAAATGTGCTCGGCGTGAAGTTCGATAATCTGGATGCTTTTGATGAGGCTAGTCGTAGTTGGACAGATTCCGAAAAGGCATACTTGGCGAATTGCCATGATCAAAGGTTCCAAGCTAACAATAGCCTATGGAAGGAGCTGGATattttgaaggaaaagcaTAAGAAAGTTCAAATGACCTTGAACGACGTGATTCCACCTTTGCGGGAGTACATCGAAAGTTTCAACCAACAGCTCACCGACTTCACAAGCGACCTGGGATTTATCAGAAATAAATCCTCTGAACTTAAGTCGTTGCTAGAGTATAACTCTACGAAGCTGGCAAATGTTAGCCCTCTAGTCAACGATCTTATGTTATCGCCGTCAGTTATCAACGACATCGTTCACGGGAAGGTAAATGAACCATGGTTAGATGGGATCGCATATCTCAAAGATAAACAGCAGATATATGCAAAGTATCTGAATTCCGATGAAATTGCTGTACCCAAAGATTTTGACCGGTTGTGCGAAGTTCTAGAGTACCTCAAGGCGATGATTCTCGAGAAATCGAGGCGATTCGTGGTGCATCAGATTAAGCTCTTGAGAAGTCACCAACCGATTCCTTCACAACAGATTcagaagaagttgatcgAAGTAAAGGAGATATTTCAGTTTATTGTCGAGAATGATCATTCTTTAGCTTTGGAACTAAGGCAGGCCTATGCCTATAGCATGAGGTGGTACTATAAGGCGTACTTTGCCCGCTATATCCGATCGTTGACGATTTTACAATTCAAAAGCATCGATTCGCAGTATGCATTGGGGAACGGACTTTCCAACACATCCATAAACAGATCAACCACTTTCGGGATATCCAATTATCTAACGGCGAGCTACGGGAGGTCTGCTGGAACAATCACAGACGAATCGATCCAGGAATACTTTCAGGTCGATAAAAGGATCTCACTGCTTACACAGGAAGACAACACCGTCATGGTGTCACAGATCGCTGAAAATAACACTATGCAGAACTACATCGAGATCGGATACAAGAACCTCAACCTAGCTATTCTCGATAACTGCCGAGTGGAATTAGAATTCGTTAAGACCTTTTTTCAATTAAGTGCCAACGAGGAGGAATCGCTAGGCCTCGTTGAACAGATTTTCCAAAACACATTCAATGAAGCTTTGGAGTACACTAGACAACTAATCCAACACACATACGATCTATTCGGCGTTCTAATAAACATCAGAGTCACGCAACAGCTACAACTGGAGTCTGAGAAACATCATTTGACTGTGATGAAGGATTATCTCGATACTCAGCTGATGATATTATGGCCCAAACTGCAGCAGCTTGTTGATTTCCAATGCGAAAGCTTGCGTAAAGTGCCCATAACCACCAGCATAGCAAAGCTGTACGGTAGCCAAGAAGATCCCCTCACAACACCACATGAGCTAACGGTACAGTTCTCCCGATTTTTGACcagtcttttgaagcttgCGACAACGCATGAGAAACAAGTAGACGAGAGATCAGAGCCACTCTACAATTCAATCATACGGATAAGGAacgattttgaaacagTCATGACAAAGTGTAGCAAAAAGTCCAAGTCTCCAGAGAGAATGCTCGCGACGAATTACATGTACCTTTACAACGCCATACAACACATGCACATACATGAGCCCGACTCAGAACCATTACCACTGATCGTCAAAGAGACTGAGGACCATTGCAAGGCTCTTGTTGAAGCGTTCAGCAAGGTCACATGA
- the YPQ1 gene encoding cationic amino acid transporter (ancestral locus Anc_3.105): MQLVPIEWTSQTISGISGSISIACWVIVFVPQIYENFYRKSADGLSQLFVVLWLAGDVFNLVGAVMQKLLPTMIILAAYYTAADIVLLLQCLWYGPEEKVDPIHLSPANPMNENVLHDVFHENQPLLQAQSPTAGLVATADDLLNTEVEVKKNYLHDGVIVSAVILAGFLSWYISYCQNPGLSKPDGPTLEVNWLGQIFGYLSALLYLGSRVPQILLNFERKSCEGISFLFFLFACLGNSSFILSVLAISLDKKYLILNASWLVGSTGTLVMDFIIFAQFFAYHRETKTVEQDSV; encoded by the coding sequence ATGCAGCTGGTACCCATTGAGTGGACCTCGCAGACAATAAGCGGAATCTCCGGTTCGATATCTATTGCTTGCTGGGTGATTGTGTTTGTTCCTCAAATTTATGAAAACTTCTATCGTAAATCTGCCGATGGTTTGTCACAGCTTTTCGTGGTGCTGTGGTTGGCAGGAGACGTCTTCAACCTGGTTGGGGCCGTAATGCAAAAATTACTGCCTACGATGATCATTCTTGCAGCGTATTATACGGCGGCAGACATCGTGCTACTGTTGCAATGTCTGTGGTACGGTCCTGAGGAGAAGGTGGACCCTATCCACCTTTCGCCAGCGAATCCCATGAACGAGAATGTTTTACATGACGTGTTCCATGAGAACCAGCCTTTGCTGCAAGCTCAGAGTCCTACTGCTGGTCTCGTTGCGACGGCAGATGACCTGTTAAATACCGAGGTCGAGGTCAAGAAAAATTATCTGCACGATGGTGTGATCGTTTCGGCTGTTATCCTGGCGGGATTCCTATCCTGGTACATATCCTACTGCCAAAATCCAGGACTCTCGAAACCGGACGGACCAACTCTAGAAGTGAATTGGTTGGGTCAAATATTCGGATATCTAAGCGCTTTGTTGTACTTGGGATCTCGTGTGCCTCAGATCCTACTCAATTTTGAGAGAAAATCCTGTGAAGGTATATCgttccttttcttccttttcgCATGTCTGGGGAACAGTTCTTTTATTTTGTCAGTCCTGGCCATCTCGCTTGATAAGAAATACTTGATCCTTAATGCTTCATGGCTTGTTGGCAGTACCGGTACCTTGGTGATGGACTTCATCATTTTTGCACAATTTTTCGCATATCATAGGGAAACTAAGACGGTCGAGCAGGATTCAGTGTGA
- the HMI1 gene encoding ATP-dependent 3'-5' DNA helicase (ancestral locus Anc_3.101) — translation MAADLTPSQSKVVDFPYLPNSTLKVVAGPGSGKTLTLLHKVYHLIESGEIAPNEILILSLTNKAVDNVITRLFDVFEQLNEKHTEEQLREIIGDLEVHTVHGLANRVVIENEGIINIIEENGWRGLMKLVSEDFWKNKRPRMPSTKDFKKLFEQYKNQKTGTKDVVKKLTDIMQNCGVVTNEELIDRASRYLSSDLVSESETMQYTRELKGKIKVVIIDEFQDLYPSLLPLLRRISLGKQLILFGDSNQSIYSFLGSNKEAMRAIEGIHTGQDFHVMHLHDNFRCTPEIMAAATQVIPAKRKEMKDGEIEKVCKDKCGVKPIMENFSNPLDELEFVRDQISQLVCASARLSDIAILTRTNNQMQLIADHLQSYGINSHKLTAQPDWMTDTRIQFLIDLMKVISLSHREESLERKNSMNRPWKSDFSLIVTLGALKGATNQSIQILYNECLRRDTSLWRYISSVPVSDWPTAVTNKRKISNCAIELQKLMNNGEFLYSDDPMHILREICSFAHEMGFQMLQPTSDGDAEQFRQHLEDMYTILKLCLTNRPNDMPLIEWFLHSHFEQSLSYYHQNPVPRAGSRDVLKISTIHSSKGLEFPIVFLMGGLSWFQTFSQFEDNVLYVGMTRAKNLLYLLNTKHPGLDCEPTKRNIMANEKFWRYYNTDLNRATAADSMSAIRRYDCLQRKYGGFSINHRPFSTLSVARNNKLIKLVAYIARK, via the coding sequence ATGGCTGCTGATTTAACACCCTCACAGAGTAAGGTAGTGGATTTTCCATATCTACCGAATTCAACTTTAAAAGTTGTGGCAGGACCTGGATCTGGCAAGACACTAACTTTACTTCACAAAGTCTATCATCTTATAGAATCTGGTGAGATTGCACCTAATGAGATTCTCATACTCTCGCTGACCAACAAGGCTGTCGACAATGTGATTACGAGGCTCTTTGATGTCTTCGAGCAGCTAAATGAAAAGCATACCGAAGAACAATTGAGAGAAATAATAGGTGATTTGGAGGTCCATACGGTTCATGGCTTGGCCAATCGAGTGGTTATTGAGAACGAGGGAATAATTAACATTATCGAAGAGAATGGCTGGAGAGGGCTGATGAAGTTGGTTTCTGAGgacttttggaagaacaaACGCCCCAGAATGCCCAGTACAAAAGACTTTAAGAAACTATTCGAGCAGTATAAGAATCAAAAAACTGGCACGAAAGATGTGGTGAAAAAATTGACTGATATAATGCAAAACTGCGGCGTTGTTACTAATGAGGAATTGATAGACCGTGCCTCACGCTATTTGAGCAGCGATCTTGTCTCTGAATCAGAGACAATGCAATATACAAGAGAGTTAAAAGGTAAGATAAAGGTTGTAATAATCGATGAATTTCAGGATTTGTACCCGTCACTACTACCTTTGCTTCGACGAATTTCCCTTGGAAAGCAGCTGATTCTGTTCGGAGATTCGAACCAGAGTATTTACAGCTTTCTCGGCAGTAATAAAGAAGCGATGAGGGCCATCGAGGGTATCCACACTGGGCAGGACTTTCATGTCATGCATCTTCACGACAATTTTAGATGTACTCCTGAAATAATGGCAGCGGCAACTCAAGTGATACCTGCGAAACGAAAAGAAATGAAAGATGGAGAGATCGAAAAGGTTTGCAAGGATAAATGTGGTGTGAAACCTATCATGGagaatttttcaaatccccttgatgagctggaattcGTAAGAGACCAGATATCACAGCTCGTTTGTGCTTCAGCTCGTCTTAGCGATATAGCAATTTTGACGAGAACTAACAATCAGATGCAGCTTATAGcggatcatcttcaatcaTACGGTATAAACTCACACAAATTGACTGCCCAACCCGATTGGATGACTGACACGAGAATTCAATTTTTGATAGACCTGATGAAAGTGATAAGCCTCAGTCATCGTGAAGAAAGTTTGGAACGAAAAAACTCCATGAATAGACCATGGAAAAGTGACTTTAGCCTGATTGTGACACTCGGTGCCCTGAAGGGGGCCACTAACCAATCCATTCAAATTTTGTACAATGAGTGCCTCCGTCGTGACACTTCCCTGTGGCGCTATATATCTTCTGTGCCGGTGAGCGATTGGCCCACTGCTGTGACGAATAAGAGGAAGATCTCAAACTGTGCGATTGAGCTACAAAAACTAATGAATAATGGTGAGTTTTTATATTCCGATGATCCGATGCATATACTGCGGGAGATCTGCTCCTTCGCGCATGAGATGGGCTTTCAAATGCTCCAACCGACGAGCGATGGCGACGCTGAGCAATTCAGACAGCATCTGGAAGACATGTACACTATCTTGAAACTGTGCTTGACCAATAGGCCGAATGATATGCCGCTTATTGAATGGTTTCTCCATAGCCATTTTGAGCAGAGCTTATCGTACTATCATCAAAATCCAGTTCCGAGAGCGGGCAGTCGAGATGTGCTGAAAATTTCGACCATACACTCTTCCAAAGGTTTGGAGTTCCCAATCGTGTTTCTCATGGGAGGCCTAAGCTGGTTTCAAACTTTCAGCCAGTTCGAGGACAACGTATTGTATGTCGGAATGACTCGCGCAAAGAACTTGCTATACTTACTTAATACAAAGCATCCAGGACTCGACTGTGAACCGACTAAGAGAAACATTATGGCAAACGAAAAGTTTTGGAGATACTACAACACTGACTTGAACAGAGCTACTGCAGCAGATTCCATGAGTGCCATTAGGAGGTATGACTGTCTTCAACGAAAGTATGGCGGCTTCTCGATAAACCATCGACCGTTTTCGACACTTTCGGTAGCGCGAAACAAtaaattgatcaagctgGTAGCATATATAGCCAGAAAGTAA